The following coding sequences are from one Myxococcales bacterium window:
- a CDS encoding sulfatase-like hydrolase/transferase: MHLPAPQRLVLFVVALLLGPLAAPRAFAAALPRGGAEAYRPNVVWLVAEDIGPHLAAYGDRTVKTPHLDRLAAEGVTYTKAFAVVGVCAPSRASIITGKYPTRIGAMNMRTNAKGLTHVKPYEAVPAPEVKCFTEFLRAAGYYTTNNPKEDYQFARPLTAWDESSTKAHWRNRPTPETPFFAVFNYMETHESQVWAQADEPMAVDPKKVKLPPYYPDTPAVRQDVARYYDNLAHLDIKVGEQLAELEKAGLLDKSVVIFYGDHGAGLPRAKREVYDSGLQVPLIIRWPDKRGAGTKSDELVTLMDLGPSMLSLAGAPVPSWMDGRPFLGPQKAKPRDVFFATRDRMDEAYDLVRAARDTRWKYIRYFQPDKPMHQTIAFRRNQKGMLDIYDLRDRGKLNDVQSLWFRPRKPAEELFDTASDPHEVRDLAQDPRYRKELLRLRNAVDEFVMEETDWGFVPEPEMVETFWPGGKQPATAAPAFERYHGYLRMSSPTPGASIAYQAADGIGSSAWQLYHEPLKLPKGTKVRAVAIRIGYAQSAAMDSEMP; this comes from the coding sequence ATGCATCTGCCTGCACCCCAACGTCTCGTTCTCTTCGTCGTGGCCCTTCTGCTCGGGCCCCTCGCGGCCCCACGGGCCTTTGCAGCCGCTCTCCCCCGAGGCGGGGCTGAAGCTTACCGGCCCAACGTCGTGTGGCTGGTCGCCGAGGACATCGGGCCTCATCTGGCCGCCTACGGCGACCGGACCGTGAAAACGCCTCATCTCGACCGGCTGGCCGCCGAAGGCGTCACGTACACCAAAGCCTTTGCCGTGGTGGGTGTCTGCGCGCCGAGCCGCGCTTCGATCATCACGGGCAAGTACCCCACGCGCATCGGCGCGATGAACATGCGGACCAATGCCAAGGGCCTCACGCACGTCAAGCCCTACGAGGCCGTACCTGCGCCCGAGGTCAAGTGCTTCACCGAGTTTCTGCGCGCGGCCGGCTACTACACCACGAACAACCCCAAGGAAGACTATCAGTTCGCGCGTCCGCTCACCGCGTGGGACGAGAGCAGCACAAAGGCACACTGGCGCAACCGGCCCACGCCCGAGACGCCCTTTTTTGCGGTCTTCAACTACATGGAGACCCACGAATCTCAGGTCTGGGCCCAAGCCGACGAGCCCATGGCCGTCGACCCCAAGAAGGTCAAGCTGCCGCCCTATTACCCTGACACCCCCGCCGTGCGGCAAGACGTGGCCCGCTACTACGACAACCTCGCCCACCTCGACATCAAAGTGGGCGAACAGCTGGCCGAGCTCGAAAAAGCAGGGCTGCTCGACAAGAGCGTGGTGATCTTCTACGGCGATCACGGCGCAGGGCTACCCCGGGCCAAGCGCGAGGTCTACGATTCCGGTTTGCAGGTGCCGCTCATCATTCGCTGGCCCGACAAGCGCGGGGCGGGGACCAAGTCGGACGAGCTCGTGACGCTGATGGACCTCGGGCCCAGCATGTTGTCGCTGGCCGGAGCGCCCGTCCCTTCCTGGATGGATGGCCGCCCCTTCCTGGGTCCTCAGAAGGCCAAGCCCCGTGACGTGTTCTTCGCCACGCGCGACCGCATGGACGAAGCCTACGATCTGGTGCGCGCCGCCCGCGACACGCGCTGGAAGTACATTCGCTATTTCCAGCCGGACAAGCCGATGCACCAGACCATCGCGTTTCGGCGCAACCAAAAAGGCATGCTGGACATTTACGATCTACGTGATCGAGGCAAGTTGAACGACGTGCAGTCGTTGTGGTTCCGGCCCCGCAAGCCCGCCGAAGAGCTCTTTGACACCGCGTCTGATCCGCACGAGGTGCGTGATCTCGCGCAGGACCCCCGCTACCGCAAGGAGCTTTTGCGTTTGCGCAACGCCGTGGATGAGTTCGTCATGGAAGAGACCGACTGGGGCTTCGTGCCCGAGCCCGAGATGGTCGAAACGTTCTGGCCTGGCGGCAAACAGCCAGCCACCGCGGCGCCTGCGTTCGAGCGGTATCACGGCTACCTGCGCATGAGCTCCCCCACGCCAGGCGCGTCCATCGCCTATCAGGCGGCAGACGGTATAGGAAGCTCCGCGTGGCAGCTCTATCACGAACCGCTGAAGCTTCCGAAAGGCACCAAGGTGCGCGCAGTGGCCATTCGCATCGGCTACGCCCAAAGCGCCGCCATGGACTCTGAGATGCCCTGA
- a CDS encoding nucleotidyltransferase family protein has translation MDLASELRAVVGALTAHEIPYALVGGLAVAVWGAPRATKDIDLLIRPESLAGAKSVLAQVGYTLEAGLMDFSDGMTMARVNKVKDGDLMTVDLLFVNENLREAWEGRATRMFGDVPLVVVSREGLLQMKMQSGRPQDRMDVIKLSEMDR, from the coding sequence ATGGACCTCGCTTCGGAACTGAGGGCGGTGGTGGGTGCGCTCACGGCGCACGAAATTCCCTACGCCCTGGTGGGAGGGCTGGCGGTGGCGGTGTGGGGGGCCCCCCGGGCCACCAAGGATATCGACTTGCTGATTCGCCCCGAGAGCCTTGCAGGGGCGAAAAGCGTTCTTGCGCAGGTGGGGTACACGCTCGAAGCGGGGTTGATGGACTTCTCCGATGGGATGACGATGGCAAGGGTAAACAAGGTCAAAGACGGCGATCTCATGACCGTGGACCTTCTTTTCGTGAACGAAAACTTGCGCGAGGCCTGGGAGGGCAGGGCCACCCGCATGTTCGGGGACGTTCCGTTAGTGGTCGTTTCGCGTGAGGGGCTTCTTCAGATGAAGATGCAATCGGGACGGCCGCAAGACCGGATGGATGTCATCAAGCTCAGCGAGATGGATCGATGA
- a CDS encoding PEGA domain-containing protein has protein sequence MTAAVTLAALTSACASSTVIRSEPSGAKLYLNGEPVGRTPYTMTDTKIVGSTTTVHMELDGYESVDGVISRNEEFDVGACIGGVFLLVPFLWIMRYKPVHTFELRPLNGSGYPPPAWPSAPPAGWQPGAVPQGPPPAAAPQAPPPGAWAPPPQSAPAPRTP, from the coding sequence TTGACAGCCGCCGTGACGCTCGCCGCTCTGACGAGCGCTTGTGCCAGCAGCACGGTCATCCGCAGCGAACCCTCCGGGGCGAAGCTGTACCTCAACGGCGAGCCGGTTGGCCGCACGCCCTATACGATGACGGACACGAAAATCGTGGGCAGCACGACCACCGTTCACATGGAGCTCGATGGCTACGAATCCGTCGACGGCGTCATCAGCCGCAACGAAGAGTTCGACGTGGGCGCGTGCATCGGCGGGGTGTTCCTGCTCGTGCCCTTCCTCTGGATCATGCGCTACAAGCCCGTGCATACCTTCGAGTTGCGGCCCCTCAACGGCTCGGGATACCCGCCGCCCGCGTGGCCGAGCGCGCCTCCGGCCGGATGGCAGCCGGGCGCCGTGCCCCAGGGCCCCCCTCCGGCAGCCGCCCCCCAGGCGCCCCCGCCGGGAGCTTGGGCGCCTCCCCCCCAAAGTGCACCGGCGCCTCGCACGCCCTGA